A window of Adhaeribacter arboris genomic DNA:
TTTGCGGAATATATCGCTAAAATAAAAGCATTTAGGGGGTTAATTTGAAGGTACTAAGAGTACATTAAAGGTTTCCCAAGTCGCCGTATCGCTGCTAACGCCTAGCTGTACTTCTAAAGCTATAGTTAAAGCCTGAGTAGTATCAAAACTATAGTTCGTTATCGTTATCGTCGCCGCCGTTCCACTCGGCGCTATGGTCATGGTAGCACTGGTAGTTGTGTTTATCTGGGCATTGGTAGCGTTTCGGTTAGTTAAGCGAAAACTACCCCGAAACGCATTGCCCGTTGTTTGGGTGCGCTGCATAACCGTGGAACCATTCACCCGTAAGCGGAAGGTTTTCGTATTGGCATTATCCGTCCAGCTTAAAATAAAATCCATCTGCAAAGTACCATTAGCCCCCATGACGTTGGCCGGAATAGTGCCGGAAAATACCGTTTGTGCCGTTGTGCCGCCAGTATAAGAAGCCGCTACGTTGTTGGCTAACACTTGCCGGGCGGTATCCTGGCTAATATTGCGTACCACCCCCGCCGAATTTTTCACGTACCATTCTCCATCCGTTTTCGGATAAATTATACTGTACCCACTCGCTGGCGTGGCAGGGTCTGCACTTAGTTGCTGTTTTTGCAGTAGTAAGGTTACGTCTTTCATATTATCCTTGAACGACTACCCGATAAGCGGAAGAAGCTGGTGCCGTCGCAAACGTGATGCTGACATTATTGGCATCCACCACCGCGGCGTCTACTAATACTAATTCTTTTGAACCGCCCGTTTCCCAGACTTGTACCAACACGTCCGTAGTATTCAGTGCGTGGTTGACGGTGAAGGAAGTATTCGTGCCGTTACCGATAGTGGCGGCGGCTTTCCGGGCTACTACCGCCGTATCAACGGCGATGGTACTACCGGAAATAATAATTCCCGTACTCTGCGTATAAGAAGTCCCCTGCCCCGTTTGGATCCATACCAAGGCGGTAGTACCCAGCGTAATGGGGGCATCCGTGGTCATTTGCCAGTTGGAATTACCCAGCGTGGTTCCTTGCGAAACAAAAACACTCGCTCCTTCTAATTCCGCGGTGGCATCGTAGTCCGTGGCTCTTGTCCAGGCACCCGTTGCCACAATATAAATCCCATTAGCGGAACCCGTGCTTTGGTTCTTAACTAATACCCTATCGCCGGCCACGAGGGAAACGCCATCTACGGTTTGGGCACCGGAAAGAGTAAGGTTCCCGGTAGAGGCCGCTTTTACGGGCTCTTTCCATTTGTAGCCCTGCACGGCGGCATCTAACTGCGCTTTGTTTACGGCCTCATCGGCGTTTACTCCATTGGCCAGTCCCGAAATTTTATTCGACCCTAATTTTAGTTCATTGGTGAGTTTCATCTCTAATTAATTAATGTAGACCGTTCCGGCCTGGTTAAAGGTATGATTGATATGGACTTCGTTTAATGACACATGAATGATTTCAGGAATTATCACTTCGCCGGTGGTGTCGGTACAGGTTACCGAGGGTCGATAACCACGGTTATGGACAATCACCCATTGCAGCGCAGTGGACTTTTGGTAGGTAGTTCCACCGCTAGAGGAAGAAGGAAAGTTAGAGCTGATGTGCAGCTTTATAGGACTAGGTGCCGGAACAATTATTTTTACTGCTTCCATGCTATACCACTCGAATAGTGCCCATTACATAAGTTATAATTTCTCCCGACTGGAAAGTAAACCGGAGGTCGTAATAAAATTCACCTCGTACTAGTTGTCCTAAAGCTACTAGGCGTACTTGATTACCTTGCACAGCTAAGCCATTGCCTACCGAAAAGGTAAATAAGACGTTTGTATCTCCTGCATTTCTTTTCACCACCATTTGAATCGTAGAGGCGATTACCGGTAAAGGAGTATCCGCTTCGTTATAGAATTCCAGTACGGCCGCCAGTGTATCTCCTTGGTAGAGGTGAATGTCTAAATTCTCGGCACAAAGTAGGTTGAGCGTTGCCATAGTTAGTTGATAGTAGCTAGTATTTGTGCGTGGAGCGCTAATAAGTCGGTTTTAAAAGCTTCGTAGTGTCTGAACCGGACAATAATTTCGCCGACATAATTTTTAAGCGTGGTGCGGTTGCAGCCTAATAACTGGCTGACCTGGAGAGTAATGCCTTTTAATGCCGGTTTTTGGATCAAACCGTAAAGTTTTTCCGGTTGGAAACAAATGAGCAACAAGGCTAGAAACTCTTTTCGGTATTGGACAAGTTTCAAATCTACTTTGTATCCGTACACGTGCAATTGCTCTGGGTTGATTTGTCGAATCTGGCAATACACGTGCAGTAGTTGGGGAATGAGGCTAAAATCGGTGAGGGTTTGTTTCGGTAAGATGGTAGCGAGTTCTTCGGTAATTTTTTTATTTACCTCCGGGTATTTTGTGCGCAAGTAACTCACCACCAGGTCCGGTGCGTAGCTGTTCAATCTTAATGCTCCCATAAGAGTAAAGCCATATTCTACAAAGCAAAGTAAATATAGCGATATATTCCGTAAATTTAGAACTATATCAGCATATTAATTAACCTAATTCCCCTAACCGTTGCCAGTAAACCCCATCAAACGTATATTCATCGGTCCATTCACATTTCATGCGGGTAGTTAAGCCTTTGCCGTAGATATTGTTCCCTTGCCCCACTACGTAGAGGTCAATCGGTTTTTCGTGTTTCACGCGGATTTTTCGACCGGTAGTGGGTGAAGGTAGTTGAATAGTGCCGTTCGCGTTAGCGGTATAAATTATCTCAAAATCGTCTTCCTGGCAGGCGTATGTCGTAATGTTTGGCTCTAGCCGACGAATATTCACGCTCTGAGAGCCTTTCATTTCAAAACCGCCTCGGACAGATAACCCAATATTACGTCCCCCTCCCGAAGCCTCTACGATGACGCCGTAGTTAGTACCAAAGGGATTCGGCTCCTGGTTGACAAAATACCCTACGGCCCGAATCCCACTAGAAGGCGGTAAGATATTACTACCAATCCGGGCCTCGGCGTATTTACCATTGCCGAAACTTTTCCGGTTGATAATGTAGGCATCCTGATCCGAATCGTTCATCAGCCCGTAATTGTCTATTTCCCAATTGCCAATCTTACCCGATTTTGCCAGAATGGCCGCTTCAATCACGGCGTTATTCATGTAGACCAATCCGTTATCGTACACCCGAAAAGGGGCTACTTCCCGGTTCGCGTAGGTATCCCCGGCGAAAAAACGAATGGTACTGCCTTCGCCAATCACGCCGGCGTTTACACCTTGCTCGTTACCTAAGAGAATGTTGCCGGAGGTTATCAGGTTGCCATCTACTATAGAGCTGGTACCATTATTACCAAATTTGATTTTACCTTCAATTTCTCCCGTATCTAAATCAAAAGAAGTCAGACCATCCGCGCTTTTAATTTTACCCGTGGTAATCTCCCTCCCGGAAATGAAAGAAAAACCGTAAGTTAGCGTTAAGGGCCGGAAGTTATCAATCACCGAACCGAGTTCACCAATGGTGAAATGATAAAAAGATGGATCAGCATCGACTAGTATCGCTTTGGGATTCAGCACAATTTCCCCGGCATCGGTAGTACGACTGCATCTAGCGTAGATAAAGTAAGGAGAAGAAGGGTCTAAGCCCGTTAACTCGGCTCCCGAAATTTGCCATACCTTTACGCTATCGGCAATGGTGAAGTGATGCAACGAGCCGGAAGTCCAGGCAAAACGGTTGGCATCGGACTGGTAGTTAGCGGCAAAGCGAATGTCCCGTAAAATGAATTGCTGCGACCTAGAACCGGTCAGTAACCCCATCGTTTCCACAAACAAGGGCTTTATTTTTTCGGTAAAATAATTCCCCTCCGGGTCGAACACTCCCCGAATATATTCTTGGATGGATTTGTAATTAATCTTAGCCCGTTGCACGTCCGTTAATCGGTTCAGCGCAATGACCCTTTCAATCTTCTCCTGGGCGGCGTACTGCCTTACCACGGGTGCGATTGTAACGGTATCGGCTAACTCTAGCTGGTAAGCGTAAGGATCGTGTAAATCCCTAACCAGGCCGGTTATTCGAATGTTTCGATCTAAATGTAAATCCGCATCGGTAATTTTGACGTAATCGCCGAGCTTTAAACTAATCTTCTCTTTTTTAAAATGTAAAGGGTCACATTCCACCGCGTAGATGACGCGAGGGCTGCAATTCTGGTCCAGGTAGGCTTGCGCTTTGAGGTGCAGTTCCTTTTCAGCCGCAACAATGTAGCTATCCGGCATTAGCAAGTCTACCAAAACGTACTCGTCGCCAATGGACGGACGGAGCAAAGCCGAAGGTACTTCCATCGCTTT
This region includes:
- a CDS encoding head decoration protein, which codes for MKLTNELKLGSNKISGLANGVNADEAVNKAQLDAAVQGYKWKEPVKAASTGNLTLSGAQTVDGVSLVAGDRVLVKNQSTGSANGIYIVATGAWTRATDYDATAELEGASVFVSQGTTLGNSNWQMTTDAPITLGTTALVWIQTGQGTSYTQSTGIIISGSTIAVDTAVVARKAAATIGNGTNTSFTVNHALNTTDVLVQVWETGGSKELVLVDAAVVDANNVSITFATAPASSAYRVVVQG
- a CDS encoding phage tail protein, producing MNYDIVRGNNVLLSVRPVGSQTKKLMSVNVVQLSFDLPEAFDFTIGDSILVYNEPHYLNQLTVVQKENSREFHYECTFEAEGYNLAKVQYMMLGDDNTLKEADFSLMGNAETFIKLLLRNANRISPGWNMGTVADTEFKNLTFSKENCLQVLSRLAEEFNTEFWIENKTIHLATKGAVSGLAFEYGKGKGLYKITRNNVPEKQLVTRLYAYGGSKNLPATYRNYSNRLKLPFLHPDGVTVQNGVYLEENTEFYGVIEHTEIFEDIYPHRTGTITNIAESPLLFEDSSLDFDVNAHLLPGLGFKVVFNTGQLAGYEFEGTYNAATKVFALNKNEQEKAMEVPSALLRPSIGDEYVLVDLLMPDSYIVAAEKELHLKAQAYLDQNCSPRVIYAVECDPLHFKKEKISLKLGDYVKITDADLHLDRNIRITGLVRDLHDPYAYQLELADTVTIAPVVRQYAAQEKIERVIALNRLTDVQRAKINYKSIQEYIRGVFDPEGNYFTEKIKPLFVETMGLLTGSRSQQFILRDIRFAANYQSDANRFAWTSGSLHHFTIADSVKVWQISGAELTGLDPSSPYFIYARCSRTTDAGEIVLNPKAILVDADPSFYHFTIGELGSVIDNFRPLTLTYGFSFISGREITTGKIKSADGLTSFDLDTGEIEGKIKFGNNGTSSIVDGNLITSGNILLGNEQGVNAGVIGEGSTIRFFAGDTYANREVAPFRVYDNGLVYMNNAVIEAAILAKSGKIGNWEIDNYGLMNDSDQDAYIINRKSFGNGKYAEARIGSNILPPSSGIRAVGYFVNQEPNPFGTNYGVIVEASGGGRNIGLSVRGGFEMKGSQSVNIRRLEPNITTYACQEDDFEIIYTANANGTIQLPSPTTGRKIRVKHEKPIDLYVVGQGNNIYGKGLTTRMKCEWTDEYTFDGVYWQRLGELG